GGTCTTCTAAAAAATATTGCACTTTAAATAATACGTAAATTCATTTTGCATGCATGGGTATGTTACTTTTTCTCATCCCTCTTGAACCACCATTCTTTGTTTGAATAGGGTTTTCTATGGCATTCTTTTTACATGCTTTCGGCGCTCTGTGTTAGTGAAAGGACACAAGACAAGATGAGTCCCATTTCTGGAAATAGAATTTTAGTACTTTTAAAATGGAATAGCAAACCTGTTTGTGGCAGAGCCCTATAAGATGTCATAACTTGTATATCAAATACTTTATGAACCCTCCCACGCTACTTTTCTCAACCACTTTTTGGAAGTACTGTATTTTCCTAAACTTGGCCCCTTTTGGTAGAATCTGTTGCTATCAAAGTTATAAAAAGCAATTAGCTGAAAATTTTTTGGTTACATTGATAGCTGATTTGTTGAGCTCATACTGATTTCTCATATTGGAGGGATGTGCAACTAACAACATTTCATGCTTCAAACTGTTTGCACAagcaactatatatatatatatatatatatatatatatggagcaCTCATCCGTGTTCGGCTTACTGGATAATGGGCTACAATATATCTAAGCATGATTACCAAATTGGATAGTGTTAAGTCTTCACATATGATGAAAGGAGACAGAGGCAAAGTATATAAGTTTCGAAGTTTTGACAGGAATGGGTATTGCAAGTACCTGTTCCTGTTTTATGCAGTGCTGTAATCCATATATGGTGGGATTGGACTTCTTACTTGATGTCTATCTTacaattaatggtggtttataCTGTACTTCTCCTGTTAATTGTGATTCTTGTGGTTTGATGCCTATCTTCggcctctttttcttcttcttctccaaagTTAGATTTGCCAATTTCCAAGCTTCCAAATCTAACCAAATAGATTAATAGAGAAGATACCACCTATTTCCTGCTGTCCTGAATATATCTCAAAGTTTATGACTTGCCTGGTATTTTAATTTCTCATCTATGATTTCGTACAATTGCAGCATTGAGATTTACAAGCACAATAAAGAAGAACGTATAGCAAGAACATGGGGAACCACTGCCCCTGGCTTACCTTATGTTGAGGAAACCATTACCAATGCTGGAAACTGGCTGATTGGCGGTGATTTGGAGGTtattgaaccggtgaagtatAATGATGGTCTTGACCGGTTCCGCCTCTCTCCATCAGAACtacgtgaggaatttacaaaGCGCAATGCTGATGCCGTGTTTGCTTTTCAACTTAGAAATCCTGTCCATAACGGTCACGCTCTATTAATGACTGATACACGCCGCCGGCTTCTGGAGATGGGATATAAGAATCCTATACTTCTGCTTCATCCACTTGGAGGTTACACCAAGGCTGATGATGTTCCACTTAGTTGGAGGATGAAACAACATGAGAAGGTTTGTATAGCTTTACAATTTGACCTGCTATGAGTTTGTTAAAAAATAGTTTCCTTATGTCAGACCATGTGACTCGTGATGAAGAATTTTACTCGCTTGTTTTCCATTGATGGAGTTGGAAGTCTGTAACGTCCAAGTGATAACATGGCAATTTTCATCAGATATGTTCACTTTGCGATGCCTTCTGGGCATTGGCTGGTCTCATCCTGTGAATcaggagaaaaacaaaaaaacaataaaagttAACCAATCTACTGCAAGGATTTTGTTGAACTTGGTGGCTGTTTCATATGAATCCACTTCTGTAATTGAAAGCAAACCGCATTTGCATCCTGATTTGGAGTCTTTATTCTTATAGGTGCTTGAAGATGGTGTTCTCGATCCAGAGACCACTGTGGTATCTATATTTCCATCACCAATGCACTATGCTGGCCCAACTGAGGTACAATGGCATGCAAAGGCTCGCATCAATGCTGGTGCTAACTTTTATATTGTGGGTCGAGACCCTGCTGGGATGGGCCATCCACTGGAGAAAAGAGATTTGTATGATGCAGATCATGGGAAGAAGGTACTGAGCATGGCTCCTGGACTGGAGCGGCTGAGCATCCTGCCTTTCCGGGTAAATAAACAGTCTTCTTCTGATTATCTTTCAGAAGCTAAATATCAAACTCTGACCACAAAGGGAATTAAAGTAGTCATTTGGATATTAATTAGTTGGCTTTTACTGCAGGTGGCTGCATACGATAAAACTCAGAGTAAAATGGCATTCTTTGATCCATCAAGGCCACaagattttctttttatatccGGGACCAAGGTATCATCCATGTGGCATTATTTTACCTATTCTTTCTGTATATTATTTCGATATTTTCCATTTGTTGATCGTTCTATTTAACCACCTGAATCGATTTCTCTAAGAGGCAAATATTGCTAGAACAACTTCTGCTTTTGGCTtccttgtgtgtgtgtgtgtttctaACAGTATACGTGCCTTTATCAGATGCGAACACTTGCAAAGAACAGGGAGAACCCCCCAGATGGATTTATGTGCCCTGGTGGCTGGCAAGTCTTGGTTGATTATTACGAGAGTCTAACGCTCTCTGAGAATGGAAAAGTACCTGTACCTGTCCCAGCTTGATAAAACGAGCTGTGTAAATATGTACTATTTGATGTTTGGGAGAAACCTTGAATCTCTAAATCTCCAACGTCCGGGTTTGAGAATTTAGAAAAGACTCTGCTGGAGCTGGATTGTGAATCTTGCTGAGGCATTGTTAAATAGAGTGGACACTTCGCCTCATATCTTGTAATGCAACAGGCACATGCCTCGTGTGCTGTTGTGTAAGTGTGTGCTATCAATGAAGAAATGGATTGTGAATTGCTTGTTAAAACATACAAAT
This region of Coffea arabica cultivar ET-39 chromosome 3c, Coffea Arabica ET-39 HiFi, whole genome shotgun sequence genomic DNA includes:
- the LOC140037527 gene encoding ATP sulfurylase 1, chloroplastic-like, producing the protein MATMASLFLNTPTSSPSLPKTQKTLFVPPLTFTLPSRPTSKTRLKARISCGLIEPDGGKLVELFVEESHKDARKGQALGLPSIRLSTIDLQWVHVLSEGWASPLKGFMRESEFLQTLHFNSLRLGDGSVVNMSVPIVLAIDDSQKQRIGQESSVALLDDQNNPIAILKDIEIYKHNKEERIARTWGTTAPGLPYVEETITNAGNWLIGGDLEVIEPVKYNDGLDRFRLSPSELREEFTKRNADAVFAFQLRNPVHNGHALLMTDTRRRLLEMGYKNPILLLHPLGGYTKADDVPLSWRMKQHEKVLEDGVLDPETTVVSIFPSPMHYAGPTEVQWHAKARINAGANFYIVGRDPAGMGHPLEKRDLYDADHGKKVLSMAPGLERLSILPFRVAAYDKTQSKMAFFDPSRPQDFLFISGTKMRTLAKNRENPPDGFMCPGGWQVLVDYYESLTLSENGKVPVPVPA